Within the Anoplopoma fimbria isolate UVic2021 breed Golden Eagle Sablefish chromosome 21, Afim_UVic_2022, whole genome shotgun sequence genome, the region ataagtgctacgaggaaggctcagggtagtacttcttgaagaggtgagttttcagcctgcgcctaaagatgggcagcgactctgctgtcctgacgtcggtggggagttcattccaccactgaggggccaggacagaaaatcCAATgtgacaaaggaaaaaaaaaatactcctaTGGATTGTGCAGGATTGCGTGGGCCTCTAATGTTAACATGTCCAATAAATTGATGTGTCTAGACATGCATGGGGGAAGTTTACTAGATGTgtgggaagagagaggggaagataTGCAGGTCTGTAGTCTGTGGTAGACTGGGAGACAGACACAGTTGTCCTCCTGGCTCTGATGATATCCATGCATATCAGTCTGTAGTCACAGACCAGTGAACATCTATGTAACTAATTCAAATGATAATAAGGCAAGTAAGGCAATTTGCTACTGGTAACTGCACagtaatatttaacatttggGAAAAATATTTCTTCCCAGTAAAGAAGgcttttgtgaaaaaaatgtcagtgttaataataatgataataataatgataacaataataacaataacaataacaataataattataataaatgtgacTAAATTTGCTTAATATGAATTTAAGATTAATACAACACCGGGATTCAAACCATACTTTACCTTACATTCTGGGAGGAAATAAAGCaatatcttaaaaaagaaaaatatcagctGAATGTTCACAGAGGGGATTTTGACTTGTAAAAAGACACAGATGTTACTAATAACAATGGCTTTGCTCAAGTTTCCCAATTAGCCATGGCAGTGTAACAGTGGGCCAGCAAGTAATTTATTGATTCTATTTTATAGCATTTGAATTATTTACTCACTCTCTTGCTATCTGGGGTAATGTGGTGTCCTCTTACGACTAACACCGAATATTTTAAATCTAGTCTAAGAGTTCAGAGAAACGatcaaaaaatgtcaatgtgggGTCAAACTTAGCCCTTAGTGATTAAAATTCAAAGAGGAACTTTTCAgttaaatgaacattttataaCAAGCATTTCCCAGTCAACTCTACATGTATTTCTAAATAATTACATGTGCAAGTGGGGGAATATGGCCTGTACCTGCACTTTATTATCCTCCAATACAGCATCCTAGAATGTCCCTTGGTAAATCAGACTGAACtacattataaataatcaaaaagaacatGATGTACAATTTAGCTTGGATACATACAGACATGTAATTGGTGCGATGGGATTAAAGTGTCACATTATCCGATTTTCAGAAAGTAATCCAAAACTGAGGAAGACAGGAAGATAGAAACAAACCTGTACTCTTTTTAAAATTTGACTCAAaggttatataaaaaatatatcaactatatatatgaaattaaatattatagcaaatttacatttttttacatcagcTTTTCAATCAGCCTAAATCTTGATACAATTGataatttacataaatgataaatgttttgGCAATGTAAAGAGTTGCGGTTATGTCGATCCTTTTTAGGTCAAAAGAgctccagcagagggcagtcTGCTCAAAGGTTTTTCTTGTGTGCTGGATGAGTAATCCAACATGAGACCATATGGAATAGGAACATCAGGGTACACAAAGCATAAAGAGTAATTATTCACTGCATAGCTCCATAATCCAACCTATATCTAATCTCGTTTAAGCACACACAGCTTCAATGATCCGTAACAGATCTCTTCTTCAAATAACAACAAGACTATACTGTTTGTTTGAccgtaaaaacataaattatagCTAAAtagcaaaataatattttgttgttacaagatatatatataaaaaaaaacagtacactAAAGTCACCAAACATTACAATAATATCATTGAATCCCAATCTGGATATTATAGGGCTAGATTGCTCATCAGGGGTCAAAGGGCCCAACCCCTTTGACTCTGTGCCATTCGATTGTGCGCGTCTGTAATCCCAAACTGGCAAGCCTCTTAGGAACGATGATTTTCAATCTGCAGAGCATGTGGTTTCCTCTGTTCAAACACATGGCCCTACAGCTTCCCAGGACTTGTCAGTTCCTAGGGAACAGCTGTCAGATGTCACAACTCAGCTGATTCCTCTTGAGAGGAGTGTCAGTCACTGATGCTGTCTTTTTCCAATacattcaagataaaaaaaaaaaaaaaaaacccactgcaCTATTATTTAAGATCTACTGTTGTACgttatttttaattatctttaataaTCTTTCATCTCAAACGATATCCCTGGGGTACTCTAATAGGAATATACTTTACAGTGATGTGTTTATAGTATACTTTTAATTAATCATAGGATTCTTCCTTCGGGGTATAAggctgtttttgatttttttctatagATCTGGGCTACCCTCTTGAGTCAGCAGTTGGTcttaaacacatacatttaatttgaaatattgaTTCTTTTCTGCATTATAAAGAGAACATACAcaacagagaacacacacaacagagaacacacacagacagggcTCTCCATAGAATAACAACTTAAAACAGatccatttaaacaaaaaacaaagactttttAAGAGACAATGGGGATGGGGGGGTGAGGTTGTCACGTTTTCAGCTAAGTAACCATCAAATCCCTATGCAGCACGTACAGTGTGCAGCtgcatgtcttaaaaaaaaacaaaaacaagggtGGAGCATGGTAACGAGGATGCAGACAGTGAGCTAGGCCTctctgaaacacaacaacagcatcaTCTCCCACCGTCTACCATTGCTGCGATCTGTGGGAgctcagaagaagaagaagctaaGGGCTGCAGCGGGGACTGGCGCGCAGCGGAGCCAATAGGATGGCTCTCTGACGCACGACGCAGCCCACACGGGGGCCAATGGGGTCCCTTCTGAGGGCGGGGCCTTTTCCTCCCCTTGTATTCTGATTGAAACGGTTCTAGTTTGTATTAGTTGGACGAGCAGAGCAGCGAGAAGAACGAGGGACTGTGTCGGTGAGACGCGGAAGCCCGGGGACACTGGATGCGTAACGATGCGAGCTCCACAGCGGCGCGCCAAATGGtgacgtttttcttttttttatattgtctgCGATGCATCAGATCAAGATGATGACTGCGCAGGGGTTCCTCCGCTGATCATGCACAAACAAGGGCGTCTGTTACAATGATGAAGgcttcttccccttttttttgtttttgaacacGGGCCACCCACTGAAGAATCGCTGCAGCGCGGCGGCGCGCCATGGACAACTTAAACGCCCGTCTCATCCATCCCCACGAAGAGCATTGCGCAGTGCAGTGAAAACGGGGAAATCGCGTTGTGGATTTCCACATATAAGGGGGGGTGAGTATATTACCTAATGAGCTGCTGCTATTCATCTGGGTATCCAAGTCCAACCCCGTACAGGCTGCAGACATCCCCCCCCGCAGAGTGCCGGTGCACGGTCAATGTAAGGAGCTTTGTCCAGTGGTGAGAGCCACACTCTCCTCGGGCACAGATGAGAGGCAAACAATACCATCAAGCACTGAAGTTGACAGCGCCCTGGGAGAAGGATGCTGGCTTTGGGAGGAAGCTTAAAACCTACAGGAATCATACCAAGATAATAGCGCAGCCTGGGATCGTGATGAAAGTCCTCCGCAGGAAGAGGATTGTGTTATTTATGGCCTACTTCTTGCTGCTGGTCCTCACTATGCTGAACTTGGCTAATTATAAATGGACTAAGGAGCCTCAGCAGTGTAATCATCAGATGAGGAGCACCACTTATCAGAGCAGATCTGACATTCGCTTCCTGTACAGGCCCTCTTTGGCTAAAAAGAGACAGCTCATCTACGTTCTGACCACATGGAGGTCGGGCTCGTCCTTTTTCGGGGAGCTTTTTAACCAAAACCCTGAAGTGTTCTTCTTGTATGAGCCCATGTGGCACATCTGGCAGAAACTGTACCCAGGTGACGCAGTGTCTTTACAAGGGGCAGCCAGGGACATGCTTAGCTCCTTATACCGCTGCGATCTGTCTGTTTTCCAACTTTACAACAGCCCCGGGGGCAAGAATTTTACCTCCCTGGGACTATTTGGGGCCACCCTCAATAAAGTGGTGTGCTCCTTTCCCCTCTGCTCGGCCTACAGGAAAGAGGTGGTGGGGATGGTGGATGATAAGGTGTGTAAAAAGTGCCCCCCTCAAAGCCTTAGACTGTTGGAAGAGGAGTGCCTAAAATATAGCACCATAGTCATTAAAGGGGTACGCATTTTGGACGTTAACGTGTTGGCCCCACTCATGGAGGATCCATCGCTGGATTTGAAGGTGATACACCTGGTCAGGGACCCACGGGCAGTGGCCAACTCCAGGATCAAGTCCAGACACGGCCTCATAAGGGAGAACTTACAGGTGGTCCGCAGCAGGGATCCTAAACTTCGCCGGATACCTTTTGTGGATCCTGGTCACAAAGCCAACAAGAAGGATGGTGCAGACTACCACTCCATAGGAGCCATGGAGGTGATCTGTGACCGCACCTCCAGGACTTTGAGGACTGCCTTAAACCCACCCAGCTGGCTGAAGGGAAAGTACATGGCGGTGCGTTACGAGGACCTGGTGGAGAACCCAGTCAAGACCTTGCGGAACATCTACCGCTTTGCCAACCTCACCACCAACCATGACATCGAGTCGTTTGCACTGAACATGACCAGCggctccagctcctcctctaaGCCATTCATAGTCTCGTCCAGGAATGCCACACAAGCTGCTAGTGCATGGAGAACAGTGCTCAGCATTCAGCAGATCAAACAAGTGGAGGACTACTGTCACCATGCCATGTCTGTTCTGGGGTACGACAGAGTCAGAACAGCCGGGGAGGCCAAGGACTTAAGCAAATCGCTACTGACACACTCCAAACTGTGAAAGCCTACTCTCCACCAAAGaccttttaatttaatgttatttttttgcatcGAGTGCCGTTTCCTCTTATTGTGGAATTAAAGCTTTACTTTAAACTCAGTGTTCGAGGAGCTCCACTGGCCACATTTGGAATGTatcatgtttctctctctgctgtggtATTTGAAGGGACCACTTCTTTTATACTGGGATATGGGATGTATTTCCAAGATATAAGGCCTGTGAACAGTGACTTAATAAGTGAAGCTGcatcaatgagaaaaaaaacccaacaacaactgtATAATTCATGTATCTTGTTATGATGACACTTCAAAGTGAATATTTTGAGGTTATTTTTGAATGTTCAAAACCTtacaaaaaatctgtttttttccagtctCCATACTGTCtgtaaaagtgaaaatagttgatgacagaaaaacagaagaactgataaaaaaaaaaaaaaaaaaagatcattgcTAATGTTTATTTGTAAGATCTGGTTGAAGTCAGAGACAATCAATACATTGGTTTGTTGATGTGCCATAGGTAGAGGTGTGATGACTAGGCTACATCAGAACAGCAGTAGTGCTATTTctagtttgaaaaaaagaggatgttTTGATTTCTGTCACCAAATCCTTGTAGGATGATATCATGCACTGTGGACAATGTCATTGCTCTGGAGCTGGAACGTCTCGCTCAGTGTCGGTGTAAGCGGTCTGTTCTaccatttcaaatgtttacaaatgcttgctcttataaaaaaaaacacatgatctGGGATTATTGCATTGAGTAAAGTTCACAGTTAACAAGACGGTTCACGCATCTCTGTTGAAGAACCCACACTGCTTGCTCTACAGTACACTTCAAAATCCGGATCCTGATTCTTGCTGACATTCAGAGTTTCTCAGCTAAACACATCATGTGTATCCTTGAGCTCTAAGAAACGTGTTGAgtgcatttccttcctcataaaacaatTGAAAAGCAAGTATGAAACCTGCATTGTTAACATCAAGGTTTACCTCCTTGCGGTTTTCCTCTTCCCTGCCTTTGCTGGCACATTAATGTGTTTCTTGGTGATTAGTGGAATACTTTGAAATGATCAGAAATGTTTGTACTGTCATCCACATGTCTGTCAGTCCTGAGAACAAACAAAGCAGGGACCCACGCTTAAAAATGACTCTATAATGATACTGTATTAGTAGTCAAACACTCTTCAGGGTACCTTTAAGTATGCATCATAAAACTGTTATTCATTATAGTCAGAAAAACTGTATTCATTAGTTGGAAGGAGTAATTGTTATAGTTACTGTAGAACTTCGACTTCAATTTTCTTTACAACACAGCGTTATGGATGTCAGAGAATTGGCTAAAAGGGGAAATACACTAATATCAAATCATTTGAATGCAAAGGGGGACTTAATGAAAACCACTACAAAGCTGAATTTCCACTTTAACGCCATCAAGATTGTGCTATGATTTGCTGAGGTCTAGAGATTTGATCGCACTTTAGTAAAACAGCTCGGTAAAATTTGCTTCGTGATGctcaaaaagaccaaaaaatgaCACTTGAAAAGCTCAACAAGCGGCGTCTTTCATTTCTCAACAAGGTTACACAGAAACGTTGGAAGCCCTGGTGAGCACTTTCTTCCCCTTGCACAGAGATAGATGCTGTATCTGGTGGGTGTACTTTTAATGAGTACTTCTTAatgataacattaaaataatttttttattcaacagaaGTAACTGGCATATGTGGAAAGAGTCATTGCCATTGAGTTTTCAAATTGTAatgttttgatactttgagCATCACAAACCAAATATTTTGCTGTGCGTTGTGTTTGGATGTATAGGTGATAGCTTCTTATCCCAGAAAATCACACCAAAACTAGTATGAATGTACTCGGAATTACACCAACAATGAGAAATTTTGGGGCAACTGTTTCTTTAAGGATTGGACTGCAGCTTGAGCGTCTCCATCTGAGGACTCATGATGCTATGTTGCTATCATTCAGTCCCTTTGGCTCAGAACAAAACTGAATACAAACATCGTTATAAACAAAGGAGAATGCATTGCATTTCTCTTCAGCAAGTGAGGACTGAAACAGAGGAGCATTCTATTGATGCACCCATGCATTCACAACATACAAATGGAAAGCCCTCACTTCAAGGACAATGGCTGTATTAACAGTCTGCATATTCACAAAGCCTAACCTTCACAGATAGGATGTGTGCAGTACACAACACCCTGCTTCACACAAGGGGAATGGGGCCCAGAGATTTATAATGATGTACTCAGAAGGCAACAAAGTCCAATCTATAAAGAAGTCAGAGGAAACCTCACATGCTAATGGTCTCTGCCAAGTGCTGTTAATATACTTTAGCATTTGGAATTATTTTAGCTTGCCGCAGAATGAGCAAGTCTTGAAGGGGATGTTGTAAATTCAGTGCAATACATTTTGAATCAGTTAAAATGATTGTAGCGGAAAACAGTGCAATAAAAGTTTAATAAGGAGTCGGGGAAGAGCAAAGCAAAGTTGGTACAAAAATACCATGTCAGCTGATTAAGGGAAATATTGTAGCCTTCAATTCGAGAACAATTCTTCCTAAAGCTCGTAAGCAAGACCTTATGTAACCGAGTAGCATGAAGCTGCTCAACTGGCAATTCATGTGTGACTAAGCATGCTGTATTTTCACAACTGTGCCATTATGATTTTGCTTGCTGTGTGAAAGGTATTTTGAGCACACACAGGTGAGTTTCTGCCTCCTGTTAATTGTGTTAAACATTAGGCACTTCAAAGCAggattaataattatatttaagcCATTCAATTAATTCCTTGAAACTTGTGCAAAACAAGCCAAGAAAATCATCAGCGGAGCTACAGAAGGAGCAATGGCCTTTGCAATTTCTCCCTCTGCGAATGTGTCTTTGCATGCATGTCAGCACAAGGGGAGAGCGTGACCTTTTCGGGAGGCATTGTGACGCCGACTCCCGGTCGGCTTCTCTCAGATGCCCTGGCCAGTGACCCCAGCCACTGTGGGAGGCAGCGCCCGAGCCTCGGGGCAGCAGGGTCTGATTAGCTCGGCTTGGAGATGACTCCTGGAGCGTCAGGCCTCCATGGCAAGTACAGGAGCAGTACCAAGTCCCAGGTCTCCCTCCAGCAGGTCTTCCTGGTGCACGGATCCAGAGTCACCACCTATAGAGCCGAGCTGGTTCTCCATTTTCTCCATATCTAAGGTGGAGTCATCTCGATCGGTCTCACACAGCTGCACTTCAACCTGAATGACAAGTATtatctttcatttctttctatTCTCTGAAGAtttttacagtatgtatttACACAAAGGAAGTCTTACATCCTGGGCATTGGTGCTGCTGAAGAGTCTGGCAAATACCCAACAGCACTGTGGCAGTGAGTCGGTGAGGGGAGGGCCACAGTGTGTCAGCACCGGCTTTAGATATCTGTCACCTTGTTAAGTCATAGTGGCAAAGGTGTGTAAATGTCAACAGCTGTAaacaagagaaaggaaaagtgTTCGTGTTTAGCCTTTTTCCAAATCTGGCTTCAGGCCACCAAGTTTTAATAGCAATCATTTTAACAGAACCAAAGTACATCTAACTAGGGTCACATTTAGTGAGATATGTGAAATGTGACAGCTGTTTCCTTCAACTGATGTATGTTAGAGGGTTCATAAAGGTTCAGAAGACAGTTGTACTAACTTAGCTAAGTATGTTAATAATGGATGGGACCAAAGGATATATGGGGGGGGGTTTATTGTTTAGCCACAGATGTGGGAGGGCAAATCAGGATAGTGAGTATTTTAGAAAGTATTGGTTAGAGTGAGACACTTTTTTCTGCCAGGTAGTTGTCTGAAGAAATAAAAGTCCACAATAAAATATGCAGAACAGCAGGGAGCTTTACAGAGATAAAAATGTACCCATAGAAAAAAGGCATCAATTCTGAAGGGGGGCCTTTTTGGACTTGTTTGAAACTCTGATCAGTGTTGAGAGCAGGAATAGAAAGGGCCGTTCTCAGATGTCATGTGTTGTGATAAAGTCTCTCGGAGGTGTTGTGTGCTCTGATGGTAGATGGCCACTTGGCTTATTATAAACCATCTAACAGCTCTTTTCAGGGCCAGATTTCTGCACACTGTAGCTTGCTGACAGCCGATCTTGTGATacacttatttttttatcctctcCATTACGCACCCTTAAAAATGACAGCACACAAACTAGCtttgaactgaaaaaaagttCGGATAATAATTGCCCTTCAGCAGGTGTTCACACTTTGCTGTCCTTGCGCCTCgggaaaagacaaaacaagacttcACCAGTGCTATAATTTCTGTACAAAAGCAACCTTTGTACTTAAGAGCCTATAATGAATAATTTCATACTTAGGCAGCACAAAAGTACACAATCCCCTGGCATAAgcacataaaacaaagagcagaggGAAATGATCTAATAAGTTATTTGCCACCAATTCTTATATTCTGGTGCTGTTATCAGCAATATGCAAGAGCTAGGAATTATGAGCCCTTTTCTGCCAGCTAACaggatttatttataaatgccTCAAATGAGGGCGAGAGAACGAGCAGAGGGATGAGGGATGAAGAGGTAGAAAAGGAGGGAATAATGACTTCCTAGGGACCTGCAGGAATGAGTTGTCTTCTTGTCGGCATGGTGTCCTCCTGTTCCATGCTGGCATAACACTAGACAGCAATGGTAATTAACTGCTAGAGCTGCTTTCTGCTCCACAATgtcaggttgtgtgtgtgtgtgtgtgtgtgtgtgtgtgtgtgtgtgtgtgtgtgtgtgtgtgtgtgtgtgtgtaaaggtgcTGAGTCGTTGTGTGGGGGTAGAAACCCAACTGCTGCCTCAGCCATCATCGCAGCAAGCATCATTCCCTACTTGCATGTCCCACACGTCACCTTTTCCAGACCTCAACTACTAAATGGATGAGAGAGAAATAGATTGATACAGATATAGGTTATAATAGgtaaaataaatttgtttaatccttttttttataacatggagaatgtgttttttctaaTCCAAGAATATCATTCTTTGGCTGCGACCATTTTCCCTCTTAAACAAATAGCTTGGCATTTATC harbors:
- the chst2b gene encoding carbohydrate sulfotransferase 2; its protein translation is MRGKQYHQALKLTAPWEKDAGFGRKLKTYRNHTKIIAQPGIVMKVLRRKRIVLFMAYFLLLVLTMLNLANYKWTKEPQQCNHQMRSTTYQSRSDIRFLYRPSLAKKRQLIYVLTTWRSGSSFFGELFNQNPEVFFLYEPMWHIWQKLYPGDAVSLQGAARDMLSSLYRCDLSVFQLYNSPGGKNFTSLGLFGATLNKVVCSFPLCSAYRKEVVGMVDDKVCKKCPPQSLRLLEEECLKYSTIVIKGVRILDVNVLAPLMEDPSLDLKVIHLVRDPRAVANSRIKSRHGLIRENLQVVRSRDPKLRRIPFVDPGHKANKKDGADYHSIGAMEVICDRTSRTLRTALNPPSWLKGKYMAVRYEDLVENPVKTLRNIYRFANLTTNHDIESFALNMTSGSSSSSKPFIVSSRNATQAASAWRTVLSIQQIKQVEDYCHHAMSVLGYDRVRTAGEAKDLSKSLLTHSKL